In Streptomyces capitiformicae, one genomic interval encodes:
- a CDS encoding helix-turn-helix domain-containing protein — MAERDDPEVIGRRVQQLRTERGLTQRQLAEPVYTPAYISTVEAGRVRASEPALRHIAERLGVGYEELATGRPAGFATELRLRLTGAQRTFATGATEAAAEGFEFVLAEAEEHGLMNEQADALLGLGECALETGDLQTAQLRFEQAEQRLGDAPLPARVPALRGRAVAHYLAGELRYSCYLFESTLDELNRTGMHDPDALLVLYAGVIGPYMDMGAHARAAQAAELALALAPQSGDPALVARMHRAVARTMIAEGRTAEADASLAKASELYRQLQTRTELANCHWMRGYLHAQNGDYERAEAELREARCMLSAKRAALYTSQVAVELADVLHRRGKSDEASELLREVISDLTSERGALHSAAAHRLLGIIAEDARAMDAAEEHYVRALSLLERAGAAGDLADLCRLLGDLYRRTGRVEAALDAYRTGLGHRTTPGTTTLGPAPAQPPL, encoded by the coding sequence ATGGCCGAGCGTGACGACCCCGAGGTCATCGGGCGCAGGGTGCAGCAACTGCGGACGGAACGCGGCCTCACGCAAAGGCAGTTGGCGGAACCCGTGTACACCCCGGCGTACATCTCCACCGTGGAGGCCGGCCGGGTCCGCGCCTCCGAGCCGGCACTGCGGCACATCGCCGAGCGGCTCGGCGTCGGCTACGAGGAACTGGCCACGGGCCGCCCCGCCGGCTTCGCCACCGAACTGCGACTGCGGCTGACCGGCGCCCAGCGCACCTTCGCCACCGGCGCCACGGAGGCCGCCGCCGAGGGGTTCGAGTTCGTGCTCGCCGAGGCCGAGGAGCACGGCCTGATGAACGAGCAGGCCGACGCCCTGCTCGGCCTCGGCGAGTGCGCGCTGGAGACCGGGGACCTTCAGACCGCGCAGCTACGGTTCGAACAGGCCGAGCAGCGCCTCGGCGACGCCCCGCTCCCGGCCCGCGTCCCCGCGCTGCGCGGCCGCGCCGTCGCCCACTACCTCGCCGGTGAACTCCGCTACTCCTGCTATCTGTTCGAGTCCACCCTGGACGAGCTGAACCGCACCGGCATGCATGACCCCGACGCGCTGCTCGTCCTCTACGCCGGCGTCATCGGGCCGTACATGGACATGGGCGCCCACGCCCGCGCCGCCCAGGCCGCCGAGCTGGCGCTCGCCCTCGCCCCGCAGTCCGGCGACCCGGCCCTCGTGGCCCGGATGCACCGCGCCGTCGCCCGCACCATGATCGCCGAGGGGCGAACAGCCGAGGCCGACGCGTCGCTCGCCAAGGCCTCCGAGCTGTACCGGCAGCTCCAGACCCGCACCGAGCTCGCCAACTGCCACTGGATGCGCGGCTACCTCCACGCCCAGAACGGCGACTACGAGCGCGCCGAGGCCGAACTGCGCGAGGCCCGCTGCATGCTCTCCGCCAAGCGCGCCGCCCTCTACACCAGCCAGGTCGCCGTCGAACTCGCCGACGTACTGCACCGCCGCGGCAAGTCCGACGAGGCCTCCGAACTGCTCCGCGAGGTCATCAGCGACCTCACCTCCGAACGCGGCGCCCTCCACTCCGCCGCCGCGCACCGCCTCCTCGGCATCATCGCCGAGGACGCCCGCGCCATGGACGCCGCCGAGGAGCACTACGTACGGGCGCTGAGCCTGCTGGAGCGGGCGGGTGCCGCCGGTGACCTCGCCGACCTGTGTCGGTTGCTGGGCGACCTGTACCGCCGTACGGGCCGAGTCGAGGCCGCGTTGGACGCGTACCGCACCGGGCTGGGGCACCGCACCACCCCCGGTACCACCACCCTCGGGCCGGCGCCCGCACAGCCGCCACTCTGA
- a CDS encoding SigE family RNA polymerase sigma factor, protein MPQENPGSPEGGDFAAYATAAWPRLVRTAHMLTGDFHEAEDLVQTTLAKVYARWRRIPRDDVDFYVRRSLVNNNISRVRKRRVAHLLTPFLPERVHERQAGHADTVAQRAAVTQALAALSARQRSVLVLRFWEDLSENEIAELLGCSLGTVKTHVRRGLSALRAHPVFATAQIEDRSSPVPGARS, encoded by the coding sequence GTGCCGCAGGAGAATCCCGGATCGCCCGAGGGTGGCGACTTCGCCGCGTACGCCACCGCGGCCTGGCCCCGGCTGGTGCGGACCGCGCACATGCTGACCGGCGACTTCCACGAGGCCGAGGATCTCGTGCAGACCACGCTGGCGAAGGTGTACGCCCGCTGGCGGCGCATCCCGCGTGACGACGTCGACTTCTACGTGCGTCGCTCGCTCGTCAACAACAACATCAGCCGCGTACGGAAGAGACGCGTGGCCCATCTGCTGACGCCGTTCCTGCCCGAGCGGGTGCACGAGCGGCAGGCCGGGCACGCGGACACGGTCGCCCAACGGGCCGCCGTCACCCAGGCGTTGGCCGCCCTGTCGGCGCGGCAGCGGTCCGTGCTGGTGCTCCGCTTCTGGGAGGACCTGTCCGAGAACGAGATCGCCGAGCTGCTCGGCTGCTCCCTCGGCACGGTCAAGACCCATGTCCGGCGCGGGCTGTCGGCCCTGCGCGCCCACCCGGTGTTCGCCACCGCCCAGATCGAGGACCGCTCCTCGCCCGTCCCCGGAGCCCGCTCATGA
- a CDS encoding GNAT family N-acetyltransferase codes for MIRSLLRRRRAASGLPVPDACTPGRHVLATRHLLFYTPVTKLDALAAFAAGADPDAQRWQGNQMDQAVPDADTRQALLRMGPNGATPRWFLRSNPELAEPFEPGPGMFEFMVCVHRDTGRYAGYLGLDHDRGEIGGDLAPDHRGQGLGAELFLAGAELAHGHAGLPTVRAGTATENLACRRALERAGFVPAPGPARHTLPDGREMDSVWYRHEGAVSACRGTGTGAGSGAGMS; via the coding sequence ATGATTCGGTCGCTCCTGCGACGTCGCCGGGCGGCCTCGGGCCTCCCGGTGCCGGACGCGTGCACGCCCGGCCGGCACGTCCTGGCCACCCGGCACCTGCTGTTCTACACCCCGGTGACCAAGCTCGACGCGTTGGCGGCCTTCGCCGCGGGCGCGGACCCCGATGCCCAGCGCTGGCAGGGTAACCAGATGGACCAGGCCGTACCGGACGCCGACACCAGACAGGCCCTGCTGCGCATGGGCCCCAACGGCGCCACCCCCCGTTGGTTCCTCCGGTCCAACCCCGAGCTGGCCGAGCCCTTCGAACCCGGCCCCGGGATGTTCGAGTTCATGGTCTGTGTGCACCGCGACACCGGGCGCTACGCCGGGTACCTCGGACTTGACCACGACAGGGGTGAGATCGGCGGAGATCTCGCCCCCGATCATCGAGGCCAGGGCCTCGGCGCCGAACTGTTCCTGGCGGGCGCGGAGCTCGCCCACGGCCACGCCGGTCTGCCGACGGTACGGGCGGGCACGGCGACGGAGAACCTCGCGTGCCGCCGCGCCCTGGAACGCGCCGGCTTCGTCCCGGCCCCCGGCCCGGCCCGCCACACCCTGCCGGACGGCCGCGAGATGGACAGCGTCTGGTACCGGCACGAGGGCGCCGTGTCGGCGTGTAGAGGTACGGGTACGGGGGCGGGGTCCGGGGCGGGGATGTCCTGA